The Chitinivorax sp. PXF-14 genome includes the window CGGCTCGCCGCTCAACAGCAGCAGCTTCGCGTCACTGTTGGCGTCGATGACGACATCACTGCCGGCCTGGTCGAGCAGCACCATCTGCGCCTCGCGGGCGATCGCCTCGCCATTGATCTGCACGGTGCCGCGCAGCACGATCAGCGCGGTGTTCCAGCCGTCGCGGGCGGGCAGCACGAGGCTGCCGTTGGCGTTCAGGCTGATGTCCCACACCTGCATCGGCGAGAAGGTGCGCGCCGGCCCGGGCTGGCCCTGGTACTCGCCG containing:
- a CDS encoding pirin-like C-terminal cupin domain-containing protein, whose protein sequence is GEYQGQPGPARTFSPMQVWDISLNANGSLVLPARDGWNTALIVLRGTVQINGEAIAREAQMVLLDQAGSDVVIDANSDAKLLLLSGEP